The proteins below come from a single Carnobacterium divergens DSM 20623 genomic window:
- a CDS encoding NfeD family protein has protein sequence MLWGYSLETIYFYVLIVTALLAVVSFFIGDIINFDGPIDPVLIVPWFAFIALFGYLGEAHTEFHSGLIILTSGILASIIIFLLNFYLIVPLRKSDATLSSSEKDLEGRVGTVITPIPLKGMGEISIKSVTGSITKPASLYQPLAEIKAGEKILVIEINNRVAYVMPYEENF, from the coding sequence ATGTTGTGGGGATATAGTTTGGAAACTATTTATTTTTACGTATTAATTGTAACCGCATTATTAGCCGTGGTTAGTTTTTTTATTGGAGACATTATCAATTTTGATGGCCCTATTGATCCGGTTTTAATTGTTCCTTGGTTTGCATTTATCGCTTTGTTTGGTTATTTAGGAGAAGCACATACTGAATTTCATAGTGGACTCATCATACTTACCAGTGGGATCCTTGCTTCTATTATTATTTTTTTACTGAATTTCTATTTAATTGTTCCATTAAGAAAATCTGATGCAACTCTTTCTTCATCTGAAAAGGACTTAGAAGGTCGAGTGGGAACGGTGATTACACCGATTCCACTAAAAGGGATGGGCGAAATCAGCATTAAAAGCGTCACTGGTTCGATCACAAAGCCGGCAAGCTTGTATCAACCTCTTGCGGAAATTAAGGCAGGAGAAAAAATATTGGTGATTGAGATTAACAATCGAGTTGCCTACGTGATGCCGTACGAAGAAAATTTTTAA
- a CDS encoding flotillin family protein, producing MSIIVIGICGFVVLMCLLVFISKYQTANPDEALIVSGSYLGSKNVFKDDAGNKIKIVRGGGTFVMPVFQRSNRLSLLSSKLDVSTPEVYTEQGVPVMADGTSIIKIGSSVEEIATAAEQFLSKSREELENEAREVLEGHLRSILGSMTVEEIYQNRDKFSQSVQEVASVDLAKMGLVIVSFTIKEVRDKNGYLDSLGKPRIAQVKRDADIAIAEADKETRIKRAEAEKNSKKSELERETEVAEALKEKELKLAAYKQEQDIAKAKADQAYGLESAKAQQEVTEQEMQVKIIERQKQIELEEKEITRREKQYDSEVKKKADADRYAQEQDALANKAKEVAEAEADQFRVEAMATANANQVRLEGQALAEAILAKGQAEAEAKQKIAEAFKEYGEAAILSMVVEMLPSMVKEAAQPMANIEKITVIDNGQGEGSGAGANRVSNYATNLLATTQETLKETTGLDVKELIEKFVSKAPQTIHQDIHQDK from the coding sequence ATGTCAATTATAGTAATTGGAATATGTGGTTTTGTTGTGTTAATGTGTTTGCTAGTTTTTATTTCAAAATACCAAACAGCAAATCCAGATGAAGCATTAATTGTCAGTGGAAGTTATTTAGGTTCAAAAAATGTCTTTAAAGACGATGCTGGCAATAAAATTAAAATTGTTCGTGGTGGCGGTACGTTTGTGATGCCCGTTTTTCAACGATCAAATCGTTTAAGCTTATTATCAAGTAAATTAGATGTTTCAACACCAGAAGTCTATACAGAACAAGGCGTTCCAGTTATGGCAGATGGAACATCGATCATTAAAATTGGTTCCTCTGTTGAAGAAATCGCAACAGCAGCAGAGCAATTTTTAAGTAAATCTCGTGAAGAGCTAGAAAATGAAGCAAGAGAAGTCTTAGAAGGTCATCTACGTTCAATCTTAGGTTCAATGACAGTCGAAGAAATCTATCAAAACCGTGATAAGTTTAGCCAAAGTGTTCAAGAAGTTGCCAGCGTTGATTTGGCAAAAATGGGCTTAGTTATCGTTTCATTTACCATCAAAGAAGTACGGGATAAAAATGGCTATTTAGATTCACTTGGAAAACCAAGAATTGCGCAAGTAAAACGAGATGCGGATATTGCCATTGCCGAAGCAGACAAAGAAACACGTATCAAACGTGCGGAAGCTGAAAAAAATTCTAAGAAATCAGAATTAGAACGTGAAACAGAAGTCGCCGAAGCATTAAAAGAAAAAGAATTGAAATTGGCAGCGTACAAACAAGAGCAAGATATTGCCAAAGCGAAAGCCGATCAAGCCTATGGGTTAGAAAGTGCAAAAGCACAACAAGAAGTAACGGAACAAGAAATGCAAGTAAAAATCATTGAGCGTCAAAAACAAATTGAATTAGAAGAAAAAGAAATCACTCGTCGTGAAAAACAATATGACTCAGAAGTGAAGAAAAAGGCGGATGCAGATCGTTACGCACAAGAGCAAGATGCACTTGCAAATAAAGCTAAAGAAGTAGCTGAAGCCGAAGCGGATCAATTCCGTGTAGAAGCAATGGCAACAGCCAATGCAAACCAAGTCCGCTTAGAAGGACAAGCCTTAGCCGAAGCTATTTTAGCTAAAGGTCAAGCCGAAGCCGAAGCAAAACAAAAAATTGCTGAAGCCTTCAAGGAATATGGCGAAGCAGCAATTCTTTCAATGGTTGTTGAAATGCTACCAAGCATGGTGAAAGAAGCTGCACAACCAATGGCAAATATCGAAAAAATTACTGTAATTGACAACGGACAAGGTGAAGGCAGTGGTGCAGGAGCCAATCGTGTGTCAAATTATGCTACCAATCTTTTAGCGACAACTCAAGAAACCTTAAAAGAAACAACAGGATTGGACGTTAAAGAATTAATTGAAAAATTTGTTTCAAAAGCGCCACAAACAATCCATCAGGATATTCATCAAGATAAATAA
- a CDS encoding ABC transporter permease: MKKTALLKDIFREIWHTKARFLSIFAIITLGVGFFSGIKATGPNMIDTADHYFKEKNLMDVKVVSTYGLNNEDLTLLKSIKGAEVAGGYSQDVFLGNTGIVTKVMSLPEKTTMNDYRVMKGRLPVKKGEIALDYTEKMQQTFKIGDKVSLTSEGDKTNLNSVFKTVDYQVVGFVNSPQYIETFQRGSSTIGKGTADAFAVIPESDFKSDLYTEAYLTFDTTKKLAAYSKEYEDQIDNEIKAVEKKINQRPEERLAELKQTGAEKITDGTTKITEAKQQLADGQKQLDEAKAKLVSGESDYQTGLETFQSEIAKGEATLTENQAKLTSSQAELEANETQLNEGKKQLAAAQQELATKKATAIESINQGQNLVTSIRDSLKVPIALVPEATKTTLITSSTQVDKQLGELIAAYFAGAVSAQEVTFSLDTIEVKLSASQTELDQAESALNQKATELANGETALLNGKTQLDAGRRALSEGQQKLASEKATGEKKLAEVRNQLDEGNKEYESAKAEFDQKKQQGEAEIAKGEQELAEAKEQLTTLKKPEYFVMDRTSNPGYEEFSDNANRISAIAQVFPVFFFLIAALVSLTTMTRMVEEQRLQIGTLKALGYTSFDISKKFLIYALLASGSASLIGLFIGYQLFPTIIFNAYGALYNLPAIRITYYLSYGILSLVVALFCTVLPALIATRVELMSNPAALMRPKAPKNGKRILLERITFLWDRFNFIEKVTARNLFRYKQRMLMTVLGVAGCTALILTGFGLKDSIADIAGLQYGKIMKYQAIVAFNPDAKQADKEKYNQLITDTKEIKHQLAVNQENFKMEKQGVNTQEVTLFTPEKTTNFDQFVLLNNRKTKAKEEISKQGGVITEKLAKLFDLKVGDKLSIKDTNNKTYSLKVTGITENYAGHMIYISPTYYQKLFKKEPPYNTQLLNYKANQKWEDQFGTRLTENGSVARVTFVDRVGSSFKDTMSSLNIVTLVLIISAAALAFIVLYNLTNINVSERIRELSTIKVLGFYDGEVTMYIYRENIILTMMGIVTGSFLGIFLHGFVLQTAEVDMMMFSPTIKVLSYVYSAALTFLFSGIVMWAMHLKLKQIDMIEALKSVD; the protein is encoded by the coding sequence ATGAAAAAAACAGCACTTCTAAAAGATATTTTTCGTGAAATATGGCATACAAAGGCGCGTTTTTTATCTATTTTTGCCATCATAACGCTTGGCGTTGGTTTCTTTTCAGGTATCAAGGCTACAGGACCGAATATGATCGATACTGCGGACCATTATTTTAAAGAAAAAAATCTAATGGATGTCAAAGTTGTTTCTACCTATGGGTTGAATAATGAGGATTTAACCTTACTCAAAAGTATAAAAGGTGCAGAGGTAGCAGGAGGCTACAGCCAAGATGTCTTTTTAGGAAACACAGGAATCGTGACGAAGGTGATGTCCTTACCAGAAAAAACGACAATGAATGATTACCGAGTAATGAAAGGCCGTTTACCAGTAAAAAAAGGTGAAATAGCATTAGATTATACTGAAAAAATGCAGCAGACGTTTAAAATTGGCGACAAGGTCAGTTTGACTTCAGAAGGAGATAAAACCAATTTAAATAGTGTCTTTAAGACGGTTGACTATCAAGTTGTCGGGTTTGTAAACAGTCCTCAATATATTGAAACTTTTCAACGAGGTAGTAGTACGATTGGGAAAGGAACAGCAGATGCTTTTGCTGTTATTCCAGAATCAGACTTTAAATCGGATCTTTATACAGAAGCTTATTTGACCTTTGATACTACCAAAAAATTAGCGGCTTATTCTAAAGAATATGAAGATCAGATTGACAATGAAATCAAAGCTGTTGAAAAGAAAATTAACCAACGTCCTGAAGAAAGACTAGCAGAACTTAAACAAACTGGCGCAGAAAAAATAACTGATGGAACCACTAAAATCACAGAAGCAAAACAACAATTAGCAGATGGTCAAAAACAACTTGATGAAGCAAAAGCAAAGCTAGTTAGCGGGGAGTCAGACTATCAAACAGGACTAGAAACGTTTCAGTCTGAGATAGCAAAAGGCGAAGCAACGCTAACTGAAAATCAAGCAAAGCTTACTTCAAGTCAAGCAGAGCTTGAAGCAAATGAAACTCAATTAAATGAAGGGAAAAAACAGCTTGCGGCTGCCCAACAAGAATTAGCAACGAAAAAAGCAACGGCGATTGAAAGCATCAATCAAGGTCAGAACCTTGTCACATCTATCCGAGACAGTTTAAAAGTACCCATTGCCTTAGTTCCAGAAGCAACCAAAACTACTTTAATCACTAGTAGTACACAAGTAGATAAACAGTTGGGAGAACTAATTGCTGCCTACTTTGCAGGTGCAGTATCAGCTCAAGAGGTGACGTTCTCTCTTGATACAATAGAAGTAAAATTAAGCGCTAGTCAAACAGAATTAGACCAAGCAGAGTCTGCGTTAAATCAAAAAGCGACAGAATTAGCGAATGGAGAAACGGCTCTTCTTAATGGAAAAACACAACTTGACGCTGGAAGAAGGGCTTTATCAGAAGGTCAACAAAAATTAGCTTCTGAAAAAGCGACGGGTGAAAAAAAATTAGCCGAGGTAAGAAATCAACTAGATGAAGGAAATAAAGAATACGAGTCAGCTAAAGCTGAATTTGATCAAAAAAAACAACAAGGAGAAGCTGAAATAGCCAAAGGCGAACAAGAGTTAGCAGAAGCAAAAGAGCAGTTAACTACGTTAAAAAAACCTGAATATTTTGTGATGGATCGGACTTCAAATCCTGGCTACGAAGAATTTAGTGATAATGCCAATCGAATTTCAGCCATTGCACAAGTCTTTCCAGTCTTTTTCTTTTTGATTGCTGCCTTAGTGAGTTTAACGACGATGACTCGAATGGTTGAGGAGCAACGACTTCAAATTGGAACGTTAAAGGCACTAGGCTATACAAGTTTTGATATTTCTAAAAAATTCCTGATTTATGCCTTATTAGCAAGTGGTAGCGCGAGTTTGATTGGATTGTTTATTGGTTATCAACTCTTTCCAACAATTATTTTTAATGCGTATGGGGCCCTTTATAACTTACCGGCTATTCGAATTACCTATTATCTAAGCTACGGAATTCTGTCGTTAGTAGTTGCACTATTTTGTACGGTATTGCCTGCTTTAATCGCCACCAGAGTTGAATTAATGAGCAACCCTGCAGCTTTAATGCGTCCTAAAGCACCTAAAAATGGCAAGAGAATTTTGTTAGAGCGCATAACCTTTCTTTGGGATCGTTTTAATTTTATTGAAAAAGTAACCGCTCGAAATTTATTTCGATACAAACAACGAATGCTGATGACGGTTTTAGGTGTGGCAGGTTGTACGGCTTTAATTTTAACTGGATTTGGTTTAAAGGATTCAATTGCGGATATTGCAGGATTACAGTACGGTAAAATTATGAAATACCAAGCAATTGTTGCTTTTAATCCAGATGCTAAACAAGCAGATAAAGAAAAATACAATCAGTTAATTACAGACACTAAAGAAATTAAACATCAATTAGCAGTTAATCAAGAAAATTTTAAAATGGAAAAACAAGGAGTCAATACACAAGAAGTGACGCTGTTTACTCCAGAAAAAACAACAAATTTCGATCAGTTCGTCCTTTTGAATAATCGTAAAACAAAAGCCAAAGAAGAAATTTCTAAGCAGGGTGGCGTGATTACTGAAAAACTTGCAAAATTATTTGATTTAAAAGTAGGCGACAAACTTTCTATCAAGGATACAAACAATAAAACATATTCCTTGAAGGTTACAGGAATTACTGAAAATTATGCAGGCCATATGATTTATATTAGTCCCACTTATTATCAGAAACTCTTTAAAAAAGAACCTCCCTATAATACTCAACTATTAAATTATAAAGCAAATCAAAAATGGGAAGATCAATTTGGCACTCGATTAACGGAGAATGGAAGTGTCGCACGAGTAACCTTTGTTGACCGTGTGGGCAGCTCCTTTAAAGACACCATGTCCAGCTTAAATATTGTGACTCTGGTATTGATTATCTCTGCGGCAGCACTTGCTTTTATTGTGTTATATAATTTAACCAATATCAATGTCTCAGAACGAATTAGAGAACTTTCAACAATCAAAGTTCTCGGGTTTTACGATGGGGAAGTTACGATGTATATCTATCGCGAAAACATTATCTTAACCATGATGGGAATTGTGACAGGATCCTTTTTAGGTATCTTCCTTCATGGATTTGTGCTACAAACCGCAGAAGTTGATATGATGATGTTTAGCCCAACCATAAAAGTGTTAAGCTACGTCTATTCGGCAGCTTTAACATTCCTATTCTCTGGAATTGTGATGTGGGCAATGCATTTGAAATTAAAACAGATTGATATGATTGAAGCCTTAAAATCAGTCGATTAA